The Lutibacter sp. Hel_I_33_5 genome has a window encoding:
- a CDS encoding NADP-dependent malic enzyme: MSKSRQRSEALLYHAKPKPGKIEVVPTKKYATQHDLALAYSPGVAEPCLEIAKDKNNVYKYTSKGNLVAVISNGTAVLGLGNIGPEASKPVMEGKGLLFKIFADIDVFDIEVDATDVDKFVETVKAIAPTFGGINLEDIKAPEAFEIERRLKEELDIPVMHDDQHGTAIISAAALKNAIEITEKSISKVKIVVNGAGAAAISCTRLYVKLGAKLENIVMCDSKGVIRKDRDNLTSQKAEFATNQDLNTLEEAMHNADVFIGLSAADVVTPKMLLSMAKDPIVFAMANPDPEITYDLAIDTREDIIMATGRSDHPNQVNNVLGFPFIFRGALDVRATKINEEMKMAAVHALADLAKKSVPEQVNIVYDEVSLSFGKEYIIPKPFDPRLIYEIPPAIAKAAMDSGVALEPITDWKKYREELMERSGSGSKEIRLIHNRAKRKPKRVVFAEADHLDVLKAAQRIHDEKLGKPILLGRKELIQELKEEIGFTANVPIIDPKTDEENERRDRFGEAYWKRRQRKGRTLSEAKKLMRERNYFAAMMVNEGEADALITGYSRPYPTVVKPILELIEKDKGVSKVAAANIMLTKQGPLFLADTTININPTAKDLAKISQLTSKLVSMFGMKPNIAMLSFSNFGSSNTETSKKIREAVSYIHRHFPKVVIDGEIQADFALNSEMLAKEFPFSKLNGKKVNALIFPNLESANITYKLLKEVNKAESIGPVILGLSKAVHVLQLGASVDEMVNMAALAVVDAQEREKRSK; this comes from the coding sequence ATGAGCAAATCTAGACAAAGAAGCGAAGCATTACTATATCACGCAAAACCAAAACCAGGTAAAATTGAGGTTGTACCTACAAAAAAATATGCGACTCAGCATGATTTGGCTTTGGCGTATTCACCAGGTGTTGCAGAACCATGTCTAGAAATAGCAAAAGATAAAAACAACGTTTACAAATACACTTCTAAAGGAAATTTAGTTGCTGTAATTTCTAACGGAACAGCTGTTTTAGGACTTGGTAACATTGGTCCTGAAGCTTCAAAACCTGTGATGGAAGGAAAAGGATTGCTTTTCAAAATTTTTGCAGATATTGATGTTTTTGATATTGAAGTTGATGCAACAGATGTAGATAAATTTGTGGAAACTGTTAAAGCAATTGCACCAACTTTTGGCGGAATTAATTTGGAAGATATTAAAGCTCCTGAGGCTTTTGAAATAGAAAGAAGGCTGAAAGAAGAGTTAGATATTCCTGTAATGCATGATGATCAGCACGGAACAGCAATTATTTCTGCTGCTGCACTAAAAAATGCCATTGAAATTACTGAAAAAAGTATTTCTAAAGTTAAAATAGTTGTTAATGGAGCTGGAGCTGCCGCTATTTCTTGTACCAGATTATATGTGAAATTAGGTGCAAAACTAGAGAACATCGTTATGTGTGATAGCAAAGGTGTGATTAGAAAAGATAGGGATAACTTAACGTCTCAAAAAGCAGAATTTGCTACTAATCAAGACTTAAACACATTAGAGGAGGCAATGCATAATGCAGATGTTTTTATTGGATTATCAGCTGCAGATGTAGTAACGCCTAAGATGTTATTATCTATGGCAAAAGATCCAATTGTGTTTGCAATGGCAAATCCAGACCCAGAAATAACCTATGATTTAGCCATAGATACAAGAGAGGATATTATAATGGCAACTGGAAGATCAGATCATCCTAACCAAGTAAACAATGTTCTTGGATTTCCGTTTATTTTTAGAGGTGCTTTAGATGTTAGAGCTACTAAGATTAATGAAGAAATGAAGATGGCTGCTGTACATGCATTAGCAGATTTAGCTAAAAAATCGGTACCAGAACAAGTCAATATTGTGTATGATGAGGTAAGTTTATCATTCGGAAAAGAATATATCATTCCAAAACCTTTTGATCCAAGGTTAATCTATGAAATTCCACCAGCAATTGCAAAAGCAGCAATGGATTCTGGAGTTGCGTTAGAGCCAATAACTGATTGGAAAAAGTACCGAGAAGAATTAATGGAACGTTCTGGTTCGGGAAGTAAAGAAATTAGATTAATTCATAATAGAGCAAAAAGAAAACCAAAAAGAGTTGTGTTTGCAGAAGCAGATCATTTAGATGTGTTAAAAGCTGCCCAAAGAATACATGATGAAAAACTTGGAAAACCAATTTTATTGGGAAGAAAAGAATTAATTCAAGAATTAAAAGAAGAAATAGGTTTTACAGCGAATGTGCCTATTATCGATCCAAAAACTGATGAAGAAAACGAGCGTAGAGATCGTTTTGGAGAAGCTTATTGGAAAAGACGTCAACGAAAAGGAAGAACTTTATCTGAAGCAAAAAAATTAATGCGAGAGCGAAATTATTTTGCAGCAATGATGGTTAATGAGGGTGAAGCAGATGCATTAATTACTGGGTATTCTAGACCGTATCCAACAGTGGTAAAGCCAATTTTAGAGCTAATTGAAAAAGACAAAGGTGTTTCTAAAGTTGCTGCGGCAAATATAATGTTAACAAAGCAGGGGCCTTTATTTTTAGCAGATACTACGATTAATATTAATCCTACAGCTAAAGATTTAGCAAAAATATCACAGTTAACATCTAAATTAGTTTCTATGTTTGGGATGAAACCAAACATTGCCATGTTATCGTTTTCTAATTTTGGATCTTCAAATACTGAAACTTCAAAAAAGATTAGAGAAGCAGTTTCATATATTCATAGACATTTTCCGAAAGTGGTTATAGATGGTGAAATTCAAGCAGATTTTGCCTTAAATTCAGAAATGTTAGCGAAGGAATTTCCGTTTTCTAAATTAAATGGTAAAAAAGTAAATGCGTTGATTTTCCCCAACTTAGAATCAGCAAACATTACTTATAAACTTTTAAAAGAAGTGAATAAAGCAGAGTCTATTGGACCTGTTATTTTAGGATTAAGTAAAGCCGTTCACGTATTGCAATTAGGAGCAAGTGTAGATGAAATGGTAAATATGGCGGCGTTAGCAGTAGTTGATGCGCAAGAAAGAGAAAAAAGAAGTAAATAA
- a CDS encoding M48 family metallopeptidase, translating to MKLFKTPQIKTAILFSILFISYFNIVQHGFSQSTERTVYGKTLYQGSPISDVNILIENTNRIVKSDNKGNYSIEAKIGESIKYSHVSFKTIKILVEDITSELIINLVPKNNKLDEVIIKGKSTSGREGYNNSLNAEKEFSTSRGKFSAKKAGYAVSFVDGKKIGSLYSNIQQALNGKIPGYVYDQVTEKAFMRGVGMSINNVIPVAWEVDGVFTSDPPVALDLDQISNVYALKGLSATNKYGTLGAGGVIVIKTSLGNYNPKAAQEKVAEKYRNQNFYEDDAVSGDVTTLSKYETKLLTFKDKVAAKKYYLEELEDKVDFNIQLGVAEKFIKHFKDPQTGYLIFNNLTEKYQKNPEILKAIAYQMQDLGLKRDAIKLYEKTYRLRPKYAQSVRDLSNAYIDNDQYSKAWRLYMSYVLKGNDTNDEGIGETIYNEMEWMFFNRKNQAGIKRAFIPKNKDVKEFSKDVRLVFEWNTSEAEFDIEFVNPDKRVFKFQHTLTDNQELINKEKTKGFSSKEFYIDELNKGNWLINLQYYGNKKVVPTYFKVTTYYNWSKPNQSQKIKLFKLNNTYDKVQLIKL from the coding sequence ATGAAATTATTTAAAACCCCACAGATTAAGACTGCTATATTATTTTCTATACTTTTTATTAGTTATTTTAATATTGTTCAACATGGATTTTCACAATCTACTGAGCGAACTGTCTATGGAAAAACCTTGTATCAAGGTTCTCCAATATCAGATGTAAATATTCTTATTGAAAATACCAATAGAATTGTAAAATCTGATAACAAAGGTAATTATAGTATAGAGGCTAAAATTGGAGAATCAATTAAATATAGTCATGTTTCTTTTAAGACAATTAAAATATTAGTAGAAGACATTACTTCTGAATTAATTATCAATCTTGTTCCTAAGAATAATAAATTAGACGAGGTTATTATAAAAGGTAAATCAACTTCTGGTAGAGAGGGTTATAATAATAGTTTAAATGCAGAAAAAGAATTTTCTACTTCGAGAGGAAAATTTAGCGCTAAAAAAGCCGGGTATGCAGTTTCTTTTGTAGATGGTAAAAAAATTGGAAGTTTATATTCAAATATCCAACAAGCATTAAATGGAAAGATACCTGGATATGTCTACGATCAAGTAACAGAAAAAGCATTTATGAGGGGTGTTGGTATGTCTATTAATAATGTTATACCAGTAGCATGGGAAGTAGATGGAGTTTTTACAAGTGACCCGCCAGTTGCATTAGATTTAGACCAAATAAGTAACGTCTATGCATTAAAAGGTCTTTCTGCCACCAACAAATATGGAACTTTAGGAGCTGGAGGTGTAATCGTTATAAAAACTTCATTAGGAAATTATAACCCGAAAGCCGCACAAGAGAAAGTAGCAGAAAAATATAGAAATCAAAATTTTTATGAAGATGATGCGGTTTCAGGCGATGTAACTACTTTGAGTAAATACGAAACCAAGTTGTTGACATTTAAAGATAAAGTGGCTGCAAAAAAATATTATTTAGAAGAATTAGAAGATAAGGTTGACTTTAATATTCAATTAGGTGTTGCAGAAAAATTTATTAAGCATTTTAAAGATCCACAAACGGGTTATTTGATATTTAATAACTTAACTGAGAAATATCAAAAAAATCCAGAAATTTTAAAAGCAATAGCATACCAAATGCAAGATCTTGGTTTAAAAAGAGATGCAATTAAATTGTATGAGAAAACTTATAGATTACGACCTAAGTATGCACAGTCTGTTAGAGACTTATCGAATGCATATATAGATAATGATCAGTATAGTAAAGCTTGGAGATTGTATATGAGTTATGTGTTAAAAGGCAACGACACAAATGATGAAGGTATTGGAGAAACAATCTATAACGAAATGGAGTGGATGTTTTTTAATAGAAAAAATCAAGCAGGAATAAAAAGAGCTTTTATTCCTAAAAATAAAGATGTAAAAGAGTTTAGTAAAGATGTAAGATTAGTATTTGAATGGAATACTTCTGAAGCAGAATTTGATATAGAATTTGTAAATCCAGACAAAAGGGTGTTTAAGTTTCAACATACCTTAACCGATAATCAAGAACTTATTAATAAAGAAAAAACCAAAGGATTTTCTAGTAAAGAGTTTTATATTGATGAATTAAATAAAGGAAACTGGTTAATAAACTTACAGTATTACGGAAATAAAAAAGTAGTACCAACATACTTTAAGGTAACTACATATTACAATTGGAGTAAACCAAATCAAAGTCAAAAAATTAAATTATTTAAACTTAATAATACCTACGATAAAGTTCAATTAATTAAACTTTAA
- a CDS encoding DUF5686 and carboxypeptidase regulatory-like domain-containing protein, which yields MKKITLLFCILNSFLTFSQVKGKVTDTKNKSLSFVNIYLENSLTGTSSNDNGEYLLAINKKGKHTIVFQFLGYKTFKKTINIQKFPHQLNVKLEEEQMMLDEISITSGENPAIKIIRNVISSKEKNTNNLSKYTADFYSRGLFKIKDAPKKILGQELGDLGGGLDSTRSGIIYLSETVSKITSLKKPKKFKEIIVASKVSGRDNGISFNQAAEVNFNLYENQVLIAESKLFSPISDYAFSYYNYKLTGSFYDKEKRLINKIELIPKRKNDRVFGGFLYVVEDSWAIYGSDLTATGAQIGNPGIDVLHIKQNYNFDHKTTSWPLILQTIDFKVGALGFYLNGRFSAAYSNYNFNPTFTDKTFGNEILAFEENATKKDAAYWNNLRSVPLTKEETNDYKLKDSIKTIRKSKKYLDSVDSKRNRFKITSPILGYTKRNTFEKKWFNYSGIIDNLGFNTVQGFNTTVNFNFFKRKNDKGNWWTIGSDIGYGLSDKKIRPVLYFTKKWNSITKDRLGISGGNTIQQFDARNPISNRDNSIYSVFYKRNFAKFYEKTFAKIYFSKDIANGVYLYSSLEYANRKPLTNTTDYSFFKKDRVYQTNNPLNPISTAAIFNPHKIITAEVSTRINFGNKYLSYPNFRANISNTKYPILILGYRKAFGTSNSNLNHDIVFTRIYQNVSLSNFGEFKYNTRGGIFLQQKNIAFMDYYHPLGNEIDFAPENRMSSFNLLPYYTFSTNDKYAEMHVGHNFKGFILGKVPLLNKLNFHVVGGTKALFSGGRKPYTEYSIGIDNIGWGKWRFLRVDYVRSNFGGVKNDGFLFGISL from the coding sequence ATGAAAAAAATCACTTTACTTTTTTGTATCCTTAATTCTTTTCTGACCTTTTCTCAAGTAAAGGGAAAAGTGACCGATACAAAAAATAAATCTTTATCCTTTGTTAATATTTATTTAGAAAATTCTTTAACAGGAACTTCTTCCAATGATAATGGCGAATATCTATTAGCAATTAACAAAAAAGGAAAACATACTATTGTTTTTCAATTCTTAGGATATAAAACCTTTAAAAAAACGATTAATATTCAAAAATTTCCGCATCAATTAAATGTAAAATTAGAGGAAGAGCAAATGATGTTGGATGAAATCTCAATCACTTCAGGAGAAAACCCAGCCATTAAAATTATTAGAAACGTCATTTCATCAAAAGAAAAAAACACCAATAATTTATCGAAATATACAGCAGATTTTTATTCTCGAGGGTTGTTTAAAATAAAAGATGCTCCAAAGAAAATATTGGGACAAGAATTGGGTGATTTAGGTGGCGGATTAGATTCTACCAGAAGTGGAATCATCTATCTTTCTGAAACAGTTTCTAAAATTACCTCGCTAAAAAAACCAAAGAAATTTAAAGAGATTATTGTTGCTTCTAAAGTAAGTGGAAGAGATAATGGTATTTCTTTTAATCAGGCTGCAGAAGTGAATTTTAACTTATATGAAAATCAAGTTCTGATTGCAGAATCTAAACTTTTTTCTCCAATTTCTGATTATGCTTTTTCATATTACAACTATAAATTGACAGGTAGTTTTTATGATAAAGAAAAACGATTAATCAATAAAATTGAATTAATTCCTAAACGAAAAAATGATCGGGTTTTTGGAGGTTTTTTATATGTTGTTGAAGATTCTTGGGCAATTTACGGATCAGATCTAACTGCAACAGGAGCGCAAATTGGAAATCCTGGAATTGATGTTTTACATATTAAACAAAATTATAATTTTGATCATAAAACAACTTCCTGGCCACTTATTTTACAAACCATCGATTTTAAAGTTGGGGCTTTAGGATTTTATTTAAATGGTCGGTTTTCGGCAGCATATTCAAACTATAATTTTAACCCAACTTTTACAGATAAAACTTTTGGAAACGAAATTTTAGCTTTCGAAGAAAATGCTACTAAAAAAGATGCTGCGTATTGGAATAATTTACGATCTGTTCCACTAACTAAAGAAGAAACGAACGATTATAAATTAAAAGACAGTATAAAAACAATTCGAAAGTCTAAAAAATATTTAGATTCTGTTGATAGTAAGAGAAATCGATTTAAAATTACCTCACCTATTTTAGGCTACACCAAAAGAAATACATTTGAAAAAAAATGGTTTAATTATAGTGGTATTATAGACAACTTAGGTTTTAATACAGTTCAAGGATTTAACACAACCGTGAATTTTAATTTCTTTAAACGTAAAAATGACAAAGGAAATTGGTGGACAATTGGCTCAGACATCGGCTACGGTTTGTCTGACAAAAAAATTAGACCTGTTCTATATTTCACAAAAAAATGGAACAGTATTACGAAAGATAGATTAGGTATTTCTGGCGGAAATACAATTCAACAATTTGATGCTAGAAATCCTATCTCAAATAGAGATAATAGTATTTATTCGGTATTCTATAAACGAAACTTTGCTAAGTTTTATGAAAAGACTTTTGCTAAAATTTATTTTTCTAAAGATATCGCCAATGGTGTTTATCTGTATTCTTCATTAGAATACGCTAATAGAAAACCGTTAACTAACACTACCGATTATTCTTTTTTTAAAAAAGATAGAGTTTATCAAACAAATAATCCATTAAATCCTATAAGTACTGCAGCTATCTTTAATCCTCATAAAATAATTACTGCCGAAGTTTCTACACGAATAAATTTTGGAAACAAATACTTGAGCTACCCAAATTTTAGAGCCAATATTAGCAACACTAAATATCCAATATTAATTTTGGGATATAGAAAGGCTTTTGGAACAAGTAATTCAAACTTAAATCATGATATTGTATTTACAAGAATTTACCAAAATGTTTCTTTAAGTAATTTTGGTGAGTTTAAATACAACACCCGTGGAGGCATCTTTTTACAACAAAAAAATATTGCATTTATGGATTATTATCATCCGTTAGGAAATGAAATAGATTTTGCACCAGAAAATAGAATGAGCAGCTTTAATTTATTGCCTTATTATACATTTAGTACCAATGATAAATATGCAGAAATGCATGTAGGGCATAATTTTAAAGGGTTTATTTTAGGGAAAGTTCCGCTACTAAATAAACTGAATTTTCATGTAGTTGGTGGAACAAAAGCATTATTTTCTGGTGGAAGAAAACCCTATACGGAATATTCAATTGGAATAGATAATATTGGCTGGGGAAAATGGCGTTTTCTAAGAGTAGATTATGTGCGTTCTAATTTTGGAGGCGTTAAAAATGATGGGTTCTTATTTGGAATTAGTTTGTAG
- a CDS encoding MoaD/ThiS family protein, with protein MTIKLLLFGISSDLLETSSLDFEVANKHSVQNLKNDLLEKYPQLENIDSYAIAVNETYATDDVIIQENDIVAIIPPVSGG; from the coding sequence ATGACCATTAAACTTTTACTTTTCGGAATCTCTTCAGATCTATTAGAAACCTCTTCTTTAGATTTTGAAGTAGCGAATAAGCATTCTGTTCAGAATTTAAAAAATGATTTATTAGAAAAATATCCGCAGTTAGAAAATATCGATTCTTATGCAATTGCCGTTAATGAAACCTATGCTACAGATGATGTAATTATACAAGAAAATGATATTGTGGCTATTATTCCACCAGTTAGTGGAGGGTAA
- a CDS encoding DUF3817 domain-containing protein, translating to MKNIFRIVSVLEGVSYLLLLFIATPIKYLQGHEAYVKMLGMPHGILFMLYIVLAIVIKKQMNWDNKTLGIVLLASIIPFGTFYIDKKYLR from the coding sequence ATGAAAAATATATTTAGAATTGTAAGTGTTTTAGAAGGTGTTTCTTACCTGCTTTTATTATTTATTGCAACTCCAATTAAGTATTTACAAGGACATGAAGCCTATGTAAAAATGTTAGGAATGCCACATGGAATTCTTTTTATGTTATATATAGTTTTGGCAATTGTAATTAAAAAACAAATGAATTGGGATAACAAAACGTTAGGAATTGTTTTATTAGCTTCAATAATTCCTTTTGGTACTTTTTATATTGATAAAAAGTATTTACGTTAA
- a CDS encoding molybdenum cofactor biosynthesis protein MoaE, which yields MSQTSIKITSEKLDLQECYNFVRDDSCGGISAFLGTVRNDTKGKEVLQLDFSTYKPMAIKEMQKIADIALDKFDIKKIAIHHAEGMLQIGDIPVIITVSSKHRKAAFDACEFAIDTLKETVPIWKKEHFKDGEVWVNAHP from the coding sequence ATGAGTCAAACATCTATAAAAATAACTTCAGAAAAACTCGATTTACAAGAATGTTACAATTTTGTAAGGGATGATTCTTGTGGCGGAATTTCTGCATTTCTTGGCACTGTTAGAAATGACACAAAAGGAAAAGAAGTTCTTCAATTAGATTTTTCTACTTACAAACCAATGGCGATTAAAGAAATGCAAAAAATTGCAGATATCGCTTTAGACAAATTTGATATTAAAAAAATTGCGATTCATCATGCAGAAGGCATGTTGCAGATTGGTGATATTCCTGTAATTATTACTGTTTCTTCTAAACATAGAAAAGCTGCTTTTGATGCCTGTGAATTTGCAATTGACACCTTAAAAGAAACAGTTCCTATCTGGAAAAAAGAGCATTTTAAAGATGGTGAAGTTTGGGTTAATGCACATCCATAA
- a CDS encoding DNA mismatch repair protein MutS, whose protein sequence is MKNPLEFYKQQLSDLENQSSNLKKKLINLGVVRLFVFLGICFLIYLTFGNYPDVFIIAFLGILLFSFLVLKYINLKRDKAIVDAKINITKTEIKVLNRDFFHLDSGQEFVNPVHFYSNDIDLFGKGSFFQYTNRTTTIDGKNRLANLFTENNIDAILEKQNAINELSKKVTWCQHFSALASLVTVKTSSKLIVDWVSNYTKKLPSYISILTKVFSLVSLVLIGLISFSILPFSVLIAWFFIGLSISGKFFKKTQKLYTETDLFRETFKQYHLLLNEIETENFSAENLNHQQEIIKSEDKKASSIFKEFAKILDAFDQRNNIIIAVIGNGFFLWDLRSASKVEQWIFKYKDIVENWFEVVAYFDAQNSLANFKFNHPSFVFPELNTNKEIINGINLGHPLLDANKRIDNDFIIEDEQFFIVTGANMAGKSTFLRTVSLSIVMVNCGLPVCAEKFDYSPIKLITSMRTSDSLTEDESYFYSELKRLKFIVDEINTEKYFIILDEILKGTNSKDKAIGSKKFVEKLTKSKSTGIIATHDVSLCELENEFSEIKNCYFDAEIINDELHFDYTLKNGICKNMNASFLLKKMEIV, encoded by the coding sequence ATGAAAAATCCACTAGAATTTTACAAGCAACAACTTTCTGATTTAGAAAATCAATCTTCTAATCTTAAGAAAAAACTTATCAATTTGGGAGTTGTTAGATTATTCGTTTTTTTAGGAATATGTTTTTTAATTTATCTCACTTTTGGTAACTATCCAGATGTTTTTATTATTGCTTTTTTAGGAATATTATTATTTTCTTTTTTAGTGTTGAAATACATCAATTTAAAAAGAGATAAAGCTATTGTAGATGCAAAAATTAATATCACCAAAACTGAAATAAAGGTTTTAAATCGTGATTTTTTTCATTTAGATTCAGGACAAGAATTTGTAAATCCTGTACATTTTTATAGCAATGATATTGATCTTTTTGGGAAAGGTTCGTTTTTTCAATATACGAATAGAACTACAACTATTGATGGTAAAAATAGATTAGCAAATTTATTTACAGAAAACAATATTGATGCAATTTTAGAAAAACAGAATGCTATAAACGAGCTTTCAAAAAAAGTAACTTGGTGTCAACATTTTTCTGCATTGGCAAGTTTGGTTACAGTTAAAACTAGCTCTAAATTAATTGTTGATTGGGTATCGAATTACACAAAGAAATTACCAAGTTATATATCAATATTAACTAAAGTATTTTCACTAGTATCTTTAGTGTTAATTGGTTTAATCTCTTTTAGTATACTACCTTTTTCTGTTTTAATAGCATGGTTTTTTATAGGCCTTTCTATCTCTGGAAAGTTCTTTAAAAAAACTCAAAAATTATATACAGAAACAGACTTGTTTAGAGAAACATTTAAGCAATATCATCTTTTATTAAATGAGATTGAAACAGAGAATTTTTCTGCTGAGAATTTAAATCATCAACAAGAAATAATAAAGTCTGAAGATAAAAAAGCATCATCAATTTTTAAAGAGTTTGCTAAAATTCTAGATGCTTTCGATCAACGAAATAATATTATAATTGCCGTAATCGGAAATGGTTTTTTCTTGTGGGATCTTAGAAGTGCTTCTAAAGTAGAACAGTGGATTTTTAAGTACAAAGATATTGTAGAAAACTGGTTTGAAGTTGTTGCCTATTTTGATGCTCAAAATTCGTTAGCAAATTTTAAATTTAATCATCCAAGTTTTGTTTTTCCAGAATTAAACACAAATAAAGAAATCATAAACGGAATCAATTTAGGGCATCCTTTATTAGATGCTAATAAAAGAATAGACAACGATTTTATAATTGAGGACGAGCAATTTTTTATTGTTACAGGAGCAAATATGGCAGGAAAAAGTACTTTTTTAAGAACGGTTTCTTTATCGATTGTTATGGTAAATTGTGGCTTGCCTGTTTGTGCTGAGAAATTTGATTATTCGCCTATAAAATTGATAACCAGCATGCGAACTTCAGATTCTTTAACAGAAGATGAATCGTATTTTTATTCGGAATTAAAACGACTAAAATTTATTGTTGATGAAATTAATACTGAGAAATACTTCATCATTCTTGATGAAATTTTAAAAGGAACCAATAGTAAAGACAAGGCAATTGGGTCTAAAAAGTTTGTTGAGAAATTAACCAAGTCTAAATCGACAGGAATTATTGCTACGCATGATGTGAGTTTGTGTGAATTAGAAAATGAATTTTCTGAAATTAAAAACTGCTATTTTGATGCGGAAATTATCAATGACGAATTACATTTTGATTATACTTTAAAAAACGGAATTTGTAAAAATATGAACGCTTCCTTTTTATTGAAGAAAATGGAGATTGTTTAA
- a CDS encoding HesA/MoeB/ThiF family protein — MKITKNQLFKRQITLSDIGEVGQLKLQNASVLVVGCGGLGSPIAVYLASSGIGKIHLVDFDTIDETNLHRQVFYSLHDVGKSKAAVLSEFIKKRAPFTEVSYTNKPITKENVIEIISDFDIVVDGTDSLPTKYLLNDACVMNGKPLVYGSLYKFDGYIATFNVLQNDGSYSANLRDAFPEMATDVPNCEEAGTLNAIVGMIATQQVNEVLKLITGIGKPLTNELLIYNSLQNSQLKMKLKPTVLKDKIAKIFKLQTYFDAACSSQNSDWQISPSELKERLSFRAESRNLEIIAVLPNLKLPFKVDKTIPIQSFNVDNIEVDKTKTYVMVCQRGFNSYKATKLLKEEYPELEVLNLTGGISSYN; from the coding sequence ATGAAAATAACAAAAAATCAACTTTTTAAACGTCAAATTACTTTGTCTGATATTGGTGAAGTTGGGCAACTAAAACTACAAAACGCATCTGTTTTGGTAGTTGGTTGTGGAGGTTTAGGAAGTCCGATAGCGGTTTATTTAGCATCAAGTGGTATTGGGAAAATTCATTTAGTGGATTTTGACACCATAGATGAAACTAATTTGCATAGACAGGTTTTTTATAGTTTACATGATGTTGGTAAATCAAAAGCAGCAGTTTTATCAGAATTTATAAAAAAAAGAGCACCTTTTACAGAAGTTAGTTATACCAATAAACCCATCACAAAAGAAAATGTGATTGAAATTATTTCAGATTTTGATATTGTAGTTGACGGAACAGATTCCTTACCAACAAAATACTTGCTTAATGACGCTTGTGTGATGAATGGGAAGCCTTTAGTTTATGGTTCTTTGTATAAATTTGATGGATATATTGCTACTTTTAATGTTTTGCAAAATGACGGAAGTTATTCTGCAAACTTACGAGATGCTTTTCCAGAAATGGCAACTGATGTCCCAAATTGCGAGGAAGCAGGAACGTTAAATGCTATTGTTGGAATGATTGCAACTCAGCAAGTAAACGAAGTTTTAAAACTAATTACAGGAATTGGTAAACCCTTAACAAATGAATTATTGATCTATAATTCGCTTCAAAATTCGCAACTAAAAATGAAATTGAAACCAACCGTTTTAAAAGATAAGATTGCTAAAATTTTTAAACTTCAAACTTATTTTGATGCTGCTTGTAGTTCTCAAAATTCTGATTGGCAAATTTCTCCATCAGAATTAAAAGAACGTTTGTCATTTCGAGCGGAGTCGAGAAATCTAGAAATTATAGCAGTTTTACCTAATTTAAAATTACCTTTTAAAGTTGATAAAACAATACCTATTCAGAGTTTTAATGTTGATAATATTGAGGTAGATAAAACCAAAACATATGTAATGGTTTGCCAACGTGGATTTAATAGTTATAAGGCTACAAAATTATTAAAAGAGGAATATCCAGAATTAGAAGTATTGAATTTAACTGGCGGAATTTCTAGCTATAATTAG